One Helicoverpa zea isolate HzStark_Cry1AcR chromosome 11, ilHelZeax1.1, whole genome shotgun sequence genomic window carries:
- the LOC124634239 gene encoding uncharacterized protein LOC124634239 yields the protein MKKELNALRNNHAVLENRISGMDSKYILITQDISELKESIQFTDDAHNALKKQFETVSSQAINFDSINNIVNGLQSKIDSLEQQARSCNLEISNVPEKRNENLIKLMESICSNIKFPLGQANIIAIHRVPHALKDNNKPKNIIVKLSSRILRDNLLSAFRLAKGLNSDQLGFSGKASRIYMHEHLTLSRKLLFRECRDAAKKHGFTYVWIKHGTVLVRKTDNSPALAIRSPEDICKIKSGTGTVCEQEQ from the coding sequence ATGAAAAAAGAACTTAATGCTCTTAGAAACAACCACGCCGTTTTGGAGAACAGAATATCAGGCATggattccaaatacattcttaTTACCCAAGATATCTCTGAGTTGAAAGAATCTATCCAGTTTACCGATGATGCGCATAACGCCTTAAAAAAGCAGTTTGAAACTGTTTCTTCGCAGGCGATTAATTTTGATTCTATTAATAACATTGTGAATGGATTACAGTCTAAAATAGATTCATTAGAACAACAGGCTAGAAGCTGCAACCTCGAAATAAGCAATGTCCCGGAAAAACGGAACGAGAACTTAATTAAACTAATGGAGAGTATCTGTTCTAACATTAAATTTCCTTTGGGTCAAGCGAACATTATTGCCATTCATCGCGTCCCACACGCACTCAAGGACAACAATAAACCAAAAAACATTATTGTCAAGCTGAGTTCTCGAATATTGAGGGACAACTTACTGAGTGCATTTAGATTGGCAAAGGGCCTCAATTCTGACCAACTTGGGTTCTCTGGTAAAGCAAGTCGTATCTACATGCACGAACACTTAACCTTGAGTAGAAAATTGTTGTTTCGCGAATGTCGCGATGCAGCCAAAAAGCATGGTTTCACGTACGTCTGGATCAAACATGGCACGGTACTTGTTCGTAAAACCGATAACTCACCAGCATTGGCTATACGATCGCCAGAAgatatatgtaaaattaaatctGGTACTGGTACTGTATGTGAACAGGAACAATAG